In Flavobacterium gelatinilyticum, a genomic segment contains:
- a CDS encoding carboxymuconolactone decarboxylase family protein, giving the protein MRVNPVNPETMNPEVRYVHDEVVKLITHSQGPVTMLNSEGALTGPFPPMLNFPQFGIPALSFVRSLDNHAALPKKVRETAILTIGAAFGARFELYAHEIMAKHLGFSPEAVASLASGFRPVELNPQEAIAYEIASVLAKGRIVPNSSYQLASELLGKEGTAELIFLIEAYSLLAMVLNGFDVVS; this is encoded by the coding sequence ATGCGAGTAAATCCTGTAAATCCCGAAACAATGAACCCGGAGGTTCGTTATGTACACGACGAAGTGGTGAAACTCATCACTCACAGTCAGGGTCCTGTTACTATGCTGAATAGCGAAGGCGCTTTAACGGGTCCTTTTCCTCCTATGCTCAATTTTCCGCAATTCGGAATTCCTGCTTTAAGCTTTGTACGTTCACTGGATAATCATGCTGCGCTTCCTAAAAAAGTCAGAGAAACAGCCATATTGACTATTGGTGCAGCATTTGGAGCCCGTTTTGAATTGTATGCCCACGAAATCATGGCAAAACATCTGGGATTTTCACCCGAAGCTGTGGCATCGCTGGCATCTGGTTTTCGTCCTGTCGAATTAAATCCGCAAGAAGCCATAGCGTATGAAATCGCATCTGTATTGGCAAAAGGACGGATTGTCCCTAATTCTTCTTATCAGCTTGCATCTGAATTATTAGGAAAAGAAGGTACTGCCGAACTTATCTTTTTAATTGAAGCATACAGCCTTTTGGCAATGGTTTTAAATGGTTTTGATGTTGTATCTTAA
- a CDS encoding cupin domain-containing protein: METTFRRIVTGHNSEGKAIIVSDEVPARTYMVGGPNGAKFHEIWNTKQTPALLDALSQEPEENTLVLGPPKQGTRIRVIDFPPEGDEIRNLTQEQALEHFKTMSGEQASKAGGNAPHPLMHKTETIDYGIVLEGELTLILDEDETTAKAGDIIVQRGTNHAWSNRSGKTCRVVFILIDGQFEESLK; the protein is encoded by the coding sequence ATGGAAACAACATTCAGACGTATTGTAACGGGACATAATTCAGAAGGTAAAGCCATAATTGTGTCAGATGAAGTTCCGGCAAGAACCTATATGGTGGGCGGACCAAACGGAGCAAAATTTCATGAAATATGGAACACCAAACAAACTCCGGCTTTGCTGGATGCTCTGTCTCAGGAACCTGAAGAAAACACACTTGTTTTAGGACCTCCCAAGCAGGGAACAAGAATCCGGGTTATTGATTTTCCTCCAGAAGGTGATGAAATACGAAATCTGACTCAGGAACAAGCTCTGGAACATTTTAAAACCATGAGCGGTGAACAGGCCTCTAAAGCCGGAGGAAATGCACCTCATCCGTTAATGCACAAAACAGAAACCATTGATTACGGAATTGTTCTGGAAGGCGAACTAACGTTAATTCTGGACGAAGACGAAACGACTGCAAAAGCAGGTGACATTATCGTACAGCGGGGAACCAATCATGCCTGGAGTAATAGATCCGGCAAAACCTGTCGGGTTGTTTTTATCCTGATCGACGGACAATTTGAAGAAAGTCTTAAGTAA
- a CDS encoding 2TM domain-containing protein, whose protein sequence is MKTQFNFEAKTNKNPKLGFRIHFLVFVLTAPLIFIIWYLTDTTYPWPLWSTPAWATGVLFHYLGVYVFKKNRI, encoded by the coding sequence ATGAAAACACAATTTAACTTCGAGGCAAAAACAAACAAAAATCCAAAACTGGGATTCAGAATTCACTTTCTTGTTTTTGTATTAACAGCACCCTTAATTTTTATTATCTGGTATTTAACTGATACTACTTATCCGTGGCCGCTTTGGTCTACTCCAGCCTGGGCGACAGGAGTACTTTTTCACTACTTAGGAGTTTATGTATTCAAAAAAAACAGAATCTAA
- a CDS encoding Crp/Fnr family transcriptional regulator: protein MDAIKTVITSIVPMSDDEYSLMLPVINRMNVKKDSDLLQQGDICRHIYFIESGFFRMFYVDYKGNEINCRFAKPNDFLVDFASFITQKTAHYHCRAMEDSKVIALEYSKVENLYHSSPNWSKFGRLIAESAYLTIIEREEMLHFQTPEERYKTILKKEPYLFQLVSQNQLSSYIGIKPESLSRLRKRMTGR from the coding sequence ATGGATGCAATTAAAACCGTTATAACCTCGATTGTACCTATGTCGGATGACGAGTACAGTCTGATGCTTCCTGTCATCAACAGAATGAATGTAAAGAAGGATTCAGATCTTTTGCAGCAAGGCGATATATGCCGCCACATTTACTTTATAGAAAGCGGTTTTTTCAGGATGTTTTATGTCGATTATAAGGGTAACGAGATTAACTGCAGGTTTGCAAAACCCAATGATTTTCTGGTAGATTTCGCCAGTTTTATTACCCAGAAAACAGCGCACTACCATTGTCGGGCTATGGAAGATTCAAAAGTTATTGCGTTAGAATACAGTAAAGTCGAGAATTTATATCACAGTTCTCCCAACTGGTCAAAATTTGGAAGATTAATAGCAGAGTCTGCTTATCTGACCATCATCGAAAGAGAAGAAATGCTCCATTTTCAAACTCCCGAAGAACGATACAAAACCATCTTAAAAAAAGAGCCGTATCTTTTTCAACTCGTGTCTCAGAATCAGCTTTCATCTTACATTGGCATTAAACCCGAATCTTTAAGCAGACTTAGAAAAAGAATGACAGGCAGATAA
- a CDS encoding type 1 glutamine amidotransferase domain-containing protein, whose product MKNLKQIIAAGVLGTSFLNAQAQGKDHQLDVMNQLSTPSHVSVMPVSQLLNAPGNEALRDFFFTPVKDKTVLKGKKIAVLAADGFEEIELTGPVWYFRELGAQVDIVAPKYNPAPARYGLSSPEMAKTHIMAIQYLQPTGWIKFDRTADQIKVSDYDAVFIPGGAWNPDNLRYDKDVIKFIQDFNKSGKLIAAICHAPVVLASADILKGRKLTGYWNIQVDLKNAGGTVTDEPVVVDANIITSRHPIDVADFSKATASWLAKK is encoded by the coding sequence ATGAAAAATTTAAAACAAATTATCGCTGCAGGAGTACTTGGAACTTCATTTCTTAATGCACAAGCTCAGGGCAAAGACCATCAGCTGGATGTAATGAATCAATTATCGACTCCATCCCATGTATCGGTTATGCCGGTTTCACAGCTATTAAATGCACCCGGAAACGAAGCTTTACGAGACTTCTTTTTTACTCCTGTAAAAGACAAGACGGTATTAAAAGGCAAAAAAATTGCGGTTCTTGCCGCTGATGGTTTTGAAGAAATCGAATTAACCGGACCGGTATGGTATTTTAGAGAACTTGGCGCTCAGGTTGATATTGTTGCCCCAAAATACAATCCTGCTCCCGCCAGATACGGATTAAGCAGTCCTGAAATGGCAAAAACCCATATTATGGCGATTCAGTATTTACAGCCTACAGGCTGGATTAAGTTTGACCGAACTGCAGACCAGATCAAAGTAAGTGATTATGATGCCGTGTTTATTCCGGGCGGTGCATGGAATCCGGATAACCTTCGTTATGACAAAGATGTTATTAAATTTATTCAGGATTTTAATAAATCAGGCAAACTGATCGCAGCTATCTGTCATGCGCCTGTAGTATTAGCATCTGCCGATATTTTGAAAGGAAGAAAACTTACCGGATACTGGAATATTCAGGTCGATCTTAAAAACGCAGGCGGCACCGTAACCGATGAACCTGTTGTAGTAGATGCCAATATTATTACCAGCCGACACCCTATTGATGTAGCCGATTTTTCTAAAGCTACAGCAAGCTGGCTGGCTAAAAAATAA
- a CDS encoding putative quinol monooxygenase, protein MKTTAYKSISKNAMSLAAFVFTLITGSADAQNSYKIKTRVLTETVSKMTRFEVKEEQLSEFKKTLSGYVSSALASKSNIMAEAFYDQNQSNVLWLIERWNDKNQLKNFSKGKQAESLQSLNEKLLKNVPKTYYLKDLEPLTKEQWRTTAKKEDKQLVIMLFVDAKNGTQQNFKDTYHTAMPQFRSEPGVVTYQLSEIEGDDTQFVTYEKFRSQDAFQYHLSFPPIKPVIEFLETSIKNPPFQNGLHNLIEFAPLTRE, encoded by the coding sequence ATGAAAACAACAGCTTACAAATCAATTTCTAAAAATGCCATGAGCCTCGCCGCGTTTGTGTTTACACTTATAACAGGCAGTGCAGACGCCCAAAACTCTTATAAAATAAAAACAAGAGTTTTAACCGAAACGGTTTCAAAAATGACGCGTTTTGAGGTAAAAGAAGAGCAACTGTCTGAATTTAAAAAAACACTTTCAGGTTATGTTTCTTCTGCCCTTGCTTCTAAAAGTAACATTATGGCCGAAGCTTTTTATGATCAGAACCAATCCAATGTTTTATGGCTGATTGAAAGATGGAACGATAAGAATCAGCTGAAAAATTTCAGCAAAGGAAAACAGGCAGAATCGTTACAGTCTTTAAATGAAAAATTGCTTAAAAATGTACCCAAAACGTATTATTTAAAAGATCTTGAACCACTTACAAAAGAGCAATGGCGCACAACAGCAAAAAAAGAAGACAAACAGCTGGTTATTATGCTTTTTGTTGATGCCAAAAATGGAACGCAGCAAAATTTTAAAGACACGTATCATACGGCAATGCCTCAATTTCGAAGTGAACCGGGAGTTGTAACCTATCAGTTATCAGAAATTGAAGGAGATGATACACAATTTGTGACCTACGAAAAATTCAGAAGCCAGGATGCTTTTCAATATCACCTCAGCTTCCCTCCTATTAAACCGGTTATCGAATTTTTGGAAACCAGCATTAAAAATCCGCCTTTTCAGAACGGACTTCATAATCTGATCGAATTTGCTCCATTAACAAGAGAATAA
- a CDS encoding Crp/Fnr family transcriptional regulator, whose protein sequence is MDELRKHIEEITPVTTEEFDYIKTFFTEKKVKKHQYLLQDGDKVTSEYWIIKGIFRAFYIDKEGKEHIVQFALENWWLSDYNAFFNQKESGINIVCMEDALVLCLTLSAREQLASEMHKMEHFFRMKLTKGYSAQQRRIISLLSNNPKKRYEEFANLYPEIMQKIPKKYIAEYLGVSRETLSRLYSAAQR, encoded by the coding sequence ATGGACGAACTGCGAAAACATATTGAAGAAATTACGCCCGTAACGACTGAAGAATTTGATTATATCAAAACCTTTTTTACAGAAAAAAAAGTAAAGAAACACCAGTATTTACTTCAGGACGGAGATAAAGTTACCTCTGAATACTGGATAATTAAAGGTATTTTCAGGGCTTTTTATATTGATAAAGAAGGAAAAGAACATATTGTGCAGTTTGCACTCGAAAACTGGTGGCTGTCTGATTACAATGCTTTTTTCAATCAGAAAGAATCCGGAATCAATATTGTCTGTATGGAAGATGCATTGGTTTTATGCCTCACACTTTCGGCACGGGAACAGCTGGCATCCGAAATGCACAAAATGGAGCATTTTTTCAGAATGAAACTCACCAAAGGATATTCGGCACAACAGCGCAGGATTATTTCACTCCTTTCAAACAATCCTAAAAAACGATATGAAGAATTTGCAAACCTTTATCCGGAAATTATGCAGAAAATTCCAAAAAAATACATTGCCGAATACCTTGGCGTAAGCCGGGAAACCCTCAGCAGATTGTATTCGGCTGCTCAGCGATAA
- a CDS encoding adenylate/guanylate cyclase domain-containing protein, whose protein sequence is MALPKIPFFRKYSIFFKAVIVGGILGLLYGIVTDTSSIYDHLGFLPAIVIGIAIGFIVIVFENGIKLNQYPFLLVMLLKAVVYGISIFILLILFMTGFTELSGKHIYKEGLIMYAHNRLAGDFFFSLGASVFLILFLEVSSLLSSRFFYNYFTGRYHRPVQEERIFMFVDVKSSTTIAEELGDIQYSQLLQDLFNDFTDGILASHAEIYQYAGDEIILTWKTAQGLKARRCLYCFYLLKEIIHAKKEYYLQTYNLVPKFKAGMHMGTAVTAWVGKIKKEIVYHGDLLNTTARIQSTCNELEHDFVISEAIKQNLHDDPDITYNLKGEILLRGKAQPLKLFTVDFNLEESKNAAEN, encoded by the coding sequence ATGGCTTTACCCAAAATCCCATTTTTCAGAAAGTACAGCATATTTTTTAAAGCCGTAATTGTTGGCGGTATTTTAGGATTGCTCTACGGAATTGTAACAGATACGAGTTCGATTTACGACCATTTGGGTTTTCTGCCTGCCATTGTAATTGGTATTGCGATTGGTTTTATTGTGATTGTTTTTGAAAATGGTATCAAATTAAACCAGTATCCGTTTTTATTGGTTATGCTGCTAAAAGCAGTTGTGTACGGGATTAGTATATTTATCCTGCTGATTCTTTTTATGACAGGTTTTACAGAATTATCCGGAAAGCATATCTACAAGGAAGGGCTTATTATGTATGCGCACAACCGGCTTGCGGGCGATTTCTTTTTCTCACTCGGCGCCTCTGTATTTTTGATTCTGTTTTTGGAAGTCAGCAGTTTATTAAGTTCGCGTTTTTTTTATAATTATTTTACCGGACGCTACCACAGACCTGTGCAGGAAGAGCGGATTTTTATGTTTGTTGATGTAAAGTCTTCGACCACAATAGCAGAAGAATTAGGCGATATACAATACAGCCAATTACTGCAGGATCTTTTTAATGATTTTACAGATGGAATCCTTGCTTCTCACGCCGAAATTTATCAGTACGCCGGAGACGAAATCATCCTGACCTGGAAAACTGCTCAGGGACTTAAAGCACGGCGCTGTTTGTATTGTTTTTATCTGTTGAAGGAAATCATCCACGCTAAAAAAGAGTATTACCTGCAAACCTATAATTTAGTTCCAAAATTCAAAGCCGGAATGCACATGGGAACTGCTGTAACAGCCTGGGTTGGAAAAATAAAAAAAGAAATTGTGTATCACGGCGATCTTCTTAATACCACAGCCAGGATTCAGAGTACATGCAACGAACTGGAACATGATTTCGTTATTTCCGAAGCCATAAAACAAAATCTGCATGATGATCCCGATATTACTTATAATCTGAAAGGCGAAATACTTTTAAGAGGAAAAGCACAGCCGTTGAAACTATTTACAGTCGATTTTAATTTGGAAGAAAGTAAAAATGCAGCTGAAAATTAA
- a CDS encoding outer membrane beta-barrel family protein, with protein sequence MKNLIINTLFFFISFFATAQQTVISGKVQDNVTKEALPYVTVSVLDNTSKMITAGVTDNHGAFTLEGDFMGKMTLSFSYVGYQKYTQILEITARKPKIELGTIHLITDAVQLNTVEVNGQKSNVSLKLDKKIFEVGKDVLSQNGSAHDVLNGVPSVAVSPAGAVSLRGNNSVLVLINGRQSGLTQNNALDQIAADQIDRIEVITNPSSRYDAAGSAGIINIILKKNKKSGFSGQVRLVAGSPNDSRLNPSLNYKSDKINIFSNFSIRSSDYAGLYTTNQSTGTNDTPSFMNRVQNEDRHDDGKLLYLGADYFINEHQTITAAFLKNATHDNDKTDLHYDYKSNSNSNSLDSLLTRNGKSLEKRDYSQLEFNYTRTFKNPAKKWTIDVQYDWWNSDKNWNLSTQRLFPDALVYPGIRTRSTGNSKDFLAKTDFIQPLDSVSVLEFGVKTEIRKVSSDYLAEEQQGNDWTIYQNIDNDLNYSETITGAYAQFSDKMKSFSYIFGLRTEFTDVSITDMKNTYNDEKKYNKLFPSVNLSYKFSSSTLQLNYSKRIRRPSLYALYPFNEVTDLNAQYIGNTDLNPSYTNVFEMAFLKTWKTFTLNPSLYYQNEKGYIQDFTYRKNDIFYTMPVNIDYQIRSGIEISALYNPSKWLQINAETNFFHFKQKGNYNEENLDYSGQNFTARLSTQIKLPAKFSFQERYNFRGAIQNAQTKNEALQSVDFGLSKILLKDKATIVFDVTNAFNLRQNKSITTGTNYVIKENSIPNAARYRLSFVYRFNLTDPKAIRQANSANRN encoded by the coding sequence ATGAAAAACCTAATAATCAACACTTTATTTTTCTTTATTTCTTTTTTTGCAACTGCACAGCAAACCGTGATTTCGGGGAAAGTTCAGGATAATGTAACCAAAGAAGCACTGCCTTATGTAACCGTATCAGTACTGGATAATACTTCAAAAATGATCACAGCGGGAGTAACGGATAATCATGGTGCATTTACTCTTGAAGGTGATTTTATGGGTAAAATGACGCTTTCTTTCAGTTATGTGGGATATCAGAAATACACTCAGATATTGGAAATCACAGCCCGAAAACCCAAAATAGAATTAGGGACTATTCATTTAATTACAGATGCCGTACAATTAAACACAGTAGAAGTTAACGGACAAAAATCGAATGTAAGCTTAAAACTGGACAAAAAGATATTTGAAGTCGGTAAAGATGTCTTATCGCAAAACGGTTCGGCTCATGATGTTTTAAACGGCGTACCTTCTGTTGCTGTCAGTCCTGCCGGAGCTGTAAGCCTGAGGGGCAACAACAGTGTCTTGGTTTTGATTAACGGAAGACAATCGGGACTTACGCAGAACAATGCCCTCGATCAAATTGCAGCCGACCAGATCGATCGTATAGAAGTCATTACCAATCCGTCGTCGAGATATGATGCTGCGGGTTCTGCAGGTATCATTAACATTATTCTCAAAAAAAATAAAAAAAGCGGTTTCAGCGGTCAGGTTCGGCTGGTTGCCGGTTCTCCTAATGACAGCCGTCTCAATCCTAGTCTGAACTACAAATCGGATAAAATCAATATTTTTTCTAATTTCAGCATCCGGTCTTCAGATTATGCGGGGTTGTATACCACAAATCAGTCAACAGGTACAAATGATACTCCTTCATTTATGAATCGTGTTCAGAACGAAGACCGTCATGACGATGGTAAACTGCTGTATTTGGGTGCCGATTACTTTATTAATGAACATCAAACCATAACGGCGGCGTTTTTAAAAAATGCCACGCACGATAACGATAAAACGGATTTGCATTACGATTACAAAAGCAATTCGAACAGCAATTCGCTGGATAGTCTTTTAACGAGAAATGGAAAATCACTCGAAAAGCGCGATTACAGCCAATTAGAATTTAACTATACCCGAACCTTTAAAAACCCGGCAAAAAAATGGACTATTGACGTTCAGTACGATTGGTGGAACAGCGATAAAAACTGGAATCTTTCAACACAGCGTTTATTTCCGGATGCATTGGTTTATCCCGGAATCCGAACCAGATCAACCGGAAACAGTAAAGATTTCCTTGCCAAGACCGATTTTATTCAGCCTCTTGACAGTGTTTCGGTACTGGAATTTGGAGTTAAAACCGAAATTAGAAAAGTCTCCAGTGATTATTTAGCCGAGGAACAGCAGGGTAACGACTGGACGATTTATCAGAATATTGATAATGATCTGAATTACAGCGAAACTATAACAGGTGCTTATGCCCAGTTTAGTGATAAAATGAAAAGTTTTAGTTATATATTCGGACTCCGCACCGAGTTTACCGATGTATCGATTACCGATATGAAAAACACTTACAATGACGAAAAAAAGTACAACAAACTTTTTCCTTCCGTCAATTTGAGTTATAAGTTCAGCAGTTCGACTTTGCAGCTCAATTACAGCAAAAGAATCAGACGCCCGTCATTATATGCTCTATATCCTTTTAATGAAGTTACAGACCTGAATGCTCAGTATATAGGAAATACGGATCTGAATCCGTCTTATACGAATGTATTTGAAATGGCGTTTCTGAAAACCTGGAAAACATTCACTTTAAACCCTTCGCTTTATTACCAGAATGAGAAAGGATATATACAGGATTTTACCTATCGGAAAAATGATATTTTCTATACGATGCCTGTTAATATTGATTATCAGATACGCAGCGGGATTGAAATATCCGCATTATATAATCCGTCGAAATGGCTTCAGATCAATGCAGAAACAAACTTTTTTCATTTTAAACAAAAAGGAAATTACAATGAAGAGAATCTGGATTACAGCGGACAAAATTTCACGGCACGTTTAAGCACACAGATTAAACTTCCGGCTAAATTTAGTTTTCAGGAACGCTATAATTTTCGCGGTGCCATTCAAAATGCACAAACCAAAAACGAAGCCCTGCAATCTGTTGATTTTGGACTGAGTAAAATTCTTCTGAAAGACAAAGCAACTATCGTTTTTGATGTAACAAATGCTTTTAACCTGCGCCAGAATAAAAGCATTACAACCGGAACCAATTATGTTATTAAAGAAAATAGTATTCCAAACGCGGCAAGATACCGGCTTAGTTTTGTGTACCGTTTTAATCTAACGGATCCTAAAGCAATCAGACAGGCAAACAGTGCCAATCGAAATTAA
- a CDS encoding histidine kinase, translating to MQTALWTFKMHFAIRYLFYLYPMHRFTFFTVLVLLMFTSCKHYEEYVTTDVTYTAAGDDPYDYLNTGTESVFKVEREIEIQKRKNKWEPLGLQINAFGAFDVYWDGILVGRNGRMAKPGHPEIPGTEMSYYQIPEKLSHLGKHVVTITGTQTQLRDAKREIHVKLKSYLLLQRSPLVVISFMNIMAGAFLIAAIYYFFVYINSKRKESTVLIFGIICLLFFFLLILEYVKYYITIPYTHFYTRLQIIGWLTFAISMLIPWYFMLQFEFKRKNILLLLLLCILIAIYIVYYGHYDTSAAYFSYATRLVSIFIAAHAAFRKIKGGLIVAAALLAGVVVNYLMFYDFGLFISFTILVLCMLYLHTIRAKAIEEAHEASLLLSSRLQLQLVKKNIQPHFLRNTLTSLIDWIEESPKEGVVFIRALAEEFDIMNDIAEDTLIPIRQEIALCKRHLEVMSFRKEIGYEWQEEGIDENETIPPAVFHTIIENGITHSLPPKQGSIIFFLNFKKNDEFKQYTLRTLAQNRQFKKDKRTGTGFKYIKARLTESYGTNWSFDSYAVENGWETTIKIFGKR from the coding sequence ATGCAAACGGCTCTATGGACTTTTAAAATGCATTTCGCTATTCGATATTTGTTTTATCTTTATCCTATGCACCGATTTACCTTTTTCACAGTTTTAGTATTGCTAATGTTTACCTCGTGTAAGCATTACGAAGAGTATGTTACAACTGATGTGACTTATACTGCGGCTGGTGACGATCCGTATGATTATTTAAACACCGGCACCGAATCTGTTTTTAAAGTTGAAAGAGAAATAGAAATCCAAAAACGTAAAAACAAATGGGAACCGCTGGGATTACAGATTAATGCCTTTGGTGCTTTTGATGTCTATTGGGATGGTATTTTGGTGGGAAGAAACGGGAGAATGGCAAAACCCGGACATCCCGAAATTCCTGGAACAGAAATGAGTTATTATCAAATTCCGGAAAAATTATCTCATTTAGGAAAACATGTTGTTACCATAACAGGCACGCAGACTCAACTGAGAGATGCCAAACGTGAAATTCATGTAAAACTAAAAAGCTATTTGCTGCTTCAGCGTTCGCCTCTTGTTGTAATATCGTTTATGAATATCATGGCAGGCGCTTTTCTAATTGCGGCGATCTACTATTTTTTTGTGTATATAAACAGTAAACGAAAAGAATCAACCGTTTTGATTTTTGGAATAATCTGTCTGCTATTCTTCTTTTTACTGATTTTAGAATATGTAAAATATTATATCACCATTCCGTATACCCATTTTTATACCCGTCTGCAAATTATCGGCTGGCTGACCTTTGCCATTTCGATGCTGATTCCGTGGTATTTTATGCTGCAATTTGAGTTTAAAAGAAAAAACATCCTTTTGCTTCTTTTGCTATGCATTCTCATTGCGATCTATATAGTGTATTACGGTCATTATGATACTTCAGCAGCCTATTTTAGTTACGCAACGCGTCTGGTTTCTATTTTTATAGCGGCCCATGCAGCATTCAGAAAAATTAAAGGCGGATTAATTGTAGCTGCAGCTCTGCTTGCCGGAGTGGTCGTGAATTACCTTATGTTTTATGATTTCGGGTTGTTTATTTCTTTTACGATTTTGGTGCTTTGTATGCTTTATCTGCATACCATTCGGGCAAAAGCCATAGAAGAAGCTCACGAAGCCTCATTGCTGCTTTCTTCAAGACTGCAATTGCAATTGGTTAAGAAAAATATTCAGCCGCATTTTCTTCGAAATACGCTGACTTCATTAATTGACTGGATTGAAGAATCGCCAAAAGAAGGCGTTGTATTTATTAGGGCGCTGGCAGAAGAATTTGATATAATGAACGATATTGCCGAAGATACACTTATCCCGATCCGGCAGGAAATTGCATTGTGCAAAAGGCATTTAGAAGTAATGTCTTTTCGGAAAGAAATTGGTTATGAATGGCAGGAAGAAGGAATTGATGAAAATGAAACCATTCCGCCCGCTGTTTTTCATACTATTATAGAAAACGGAATTACACATAGTCTGCCTCCAAAACAAGGCAGTATTATTTTCTTTCTAAACTTTAAGAAAAACGACGAATTTAAGCAGTATACACTCCGGACTCTGGCCCAAAACCGACAGTTTAAAAAAGACAAACGAACCGGAACAGGTTTTAAATATATCAAAGCAAGGTTGACCGAAAGTTACGGCACAAACTGGTCTTTTGATTCGTATGCTGTCGAAAATGGCTGGGAAACCACGATTAAAATTTTTGGTAAAAGATGA
- a CDS encoding LytR/AlgR family response regulator transcription factor, whose protein sequence is MKILIIEDEARIARRIERMTRDFFNKEIQILLSDSLDNGLLLIEQHSIDLLLLDLNLNGEDGFEILQTFAAGSFQTIIISAYTDKAITAFNYGVLDFVPKPFDQSRLAQAFMRYTTPGKQSGTGTRFLAVKKAKTISLIPVHEILYIKGAGIYTELHLENNRMELHDKSLESLEKLLPETFERIHKSFILCWDQADKFVVETGGKYSILLKNGELLPVGRSRYKEIKHKLI, encoded by the coding sequence ATGAAGATTCTGATTATTGAAGACGAAGCCCGCATTGCCAGGCGAATCGAAAGAATGACCCGCGATTTCTTTAATAAGGAAATCCAGATTCTCCTTTCGGATTCGCTTGACAACGGACTGCTGCTAATTGAACAGCACTCAATTGATTTGCTGCTGCTGGACCTGAATCTGAATGGAGAAGACGGCTTTGAAATACTGCAGACTTTTGCTGCAGGATCATTTCAGACGATTATTATTTCGGCCTATACAGATAAAGCCATTACGGCATTTAATTACGGAGTCCTCGATTTTGTGCCCAAACCTTTCGACCAAAGCCGGCTGGCACAGGCTTTTATGCGTTACACCACACCCGGAAAACAGTCAGGAACCGGAACGCGTTTTTTGGCCGTAAAAAAAGCAAAAACAATCAGCCTGATTCCAGTTCATGAAATTCTGTATATCAAAGGTGCCGGAATTTACACAGAACTTCATCTGGAAAACAACCGGATGGAACTTCATGATAAATCACTGGAATCATTAGAAAAACTGCTTCCGGAAACTTTTGAAAGAATCCATAAATCGTTTATTCTCTGCTGGGATCAGGCCGATAAATTTGTTGTGGAAACAGGAGGGAAGTACAGTATTCTTTTAAAAAACGGAGAATTGCTTCCGGTAGGACGTTCAAGATACAAGGAAATCAAACATAAACTAATCTGA